A window of the Thermoleophilia bacterium SCSIO 60948 genome harbors these coding sequences:
- the rfbD gene encoding dTDP-4-dehydrorhamnose reductase, with protein sequence MAGRRERAPEILIAGGEGMLGRDLADACAARGHGVSALGRSELDVTDGRSCERAIKARAPDVVVDCAAWTDVDGAETDEAGAMRVNDTGAGLLATAAADSGAAFVYISTDFVFDGHKRSAYVESDGTNALNAYGRSKQAGETAVSVANPRSFVVRTSWLFGNRGHNFVETMLRLGTEGSEVLVVSDQHGCPTYTRDLAGALAELCETEAYGVHHIAGAGEASWYEFAEEIFDQAGVDCRVIAATTDMVPRPARRPKRSVLRTTRDDTPRLPAWQDGLATYLAERERVRPPIGSGAPA encoded by the coding sequence ATGGCCGGCCGCCGCGAGCGTGCACCCGAGATCCTGATCGCCGGGGGCGAGGGCATGCTCGGACGCGACCTCGCCGATGCCTGCGCCGCGCGCGGCCACGGCGTCTCGGCACTCGGGCGATCCGAGCTCGACGTCACCGACGGCCGCTCGTGCGAGCGCGCGATCAAGGCGCGGGCGCCCGACGTGGTCGTCGACTGTGCGGCCTGGACCGACGTCGACGGCGCCGAGACCGACGAGGCCGGCGCGATGCGCGTCAACGACACCGGCGCCGGCCTGCTCGCGACGGCCGCTGCGGATTCCGGCGCGGCGTTCGTCTACATCTCCACAGACTTCGTCTTCGACGGCCACAAGCGCTCGGCCTACGTGGAGTCCGACGGGACCAACGCCCTCAACGCCTACGGCCGCTCGAAGCAGGCCGGCGAGACGGCGGTCTCGGTCGCCAACCCGCGCAGCTTCGTCGTCCGCACCTCCTGGCTGTTCGGCAACCGCGGGCACAACTTCGTCGAGACGATGCTGCGGCTGGGGACGGAGGGGAGCGAGGTCCTCGTCGTCTCCGACCAGCACGGGTGTCCGACCTACACACGCGACCTCGCGGGCGCGCTCGCCGAGCTCTGCGAGACGGAGGCCTACGGGGTCCACCACATCGCCGGCGCGGGCGAGGCCTCCTGGTACGAGTTCGCCGAGGAGATCTTCGATCAGGCGGGCGTCGACTGCCGCGTGATCGCCGCGACGACCGACATGGTCCCGCGACCGGCACGTCGCCCTAAGCGCTCCGTCCTGCGCACGACCCGCGACGACACCCCGCGCCTGCCCGCGTGGCAGGACGGCCTCGCGACGTATCTCGCGGAGCGCGAACGGGTCCGGCCGCCGATCGGAAGCGGGGCGCCGGCATGA
- a CDS encoding YihY/virulence factor BrkB family protein yields the protein MGSMARLPRREWWAAVKSSVGEFNEKQLGDRAAALTYYTVLAIFPGLAALVGLFGLLGSPGTVDSALEVVGDLGPQSAVDTLGGPLESIQQNTGAAGVAFILGIAGAIFSASGYVGAFMRAANVVYDASEERSFFKQRPLQFAITLVTLLILVAILLALVVSGPVAESIGSVVGVGDTAVAVWSIVKWPFVLVGISVIFSLLYYAAPDVRHRGFSWLVPGAVLAVVLWIAASALFALYVANFSSYDATYGTLAGVVIFLVWIWITNLVILLGLVLNAQLERRGISPSEAVARGRTELPEAQVLADVSGDRDDSQTAPASERTHADPQRD from the coding sequence ATGGGATCGATGGCGCGACTGCCGCGACGGGAGTGGTGGGCGGCGGTCAAGAGCTCCGTCGGCGAGTTCAACGAGAAGCAGCTGGGCGACCGGGCCGCGGCGCTCACCTACTACACGGTCCTCGCGATCTTCCCGGGCCTCGCCGCGCTCGTCGGCCTCTTCGGTCTGCTCGGATCCCCCGGCACCGTCGACTCGGCGCTCGAGGTGGTCGGCGACCTGGGGCCGCAGTCGGCCGTCGACACCCTCGGCGGGCCGCTCGAGAGCATCCAGCAGAACACGGGCGCCGCCGGCGTGGCTTTCATCCTCGGTATCGCCGGTGCCATCTTCAGCGCGTCCGGCTACGTCGGCGCCTTCATGCGCGCCGCCAACGTCGTCTACGACGCCTCCGAGGAGCGCTCGTTCTTCAAGCAGCGCCCGCTCCAGTTCGCGATCACGCTGGTCACCCTCCTGATCCTCGTCGCGATCCTGCTCGCGCTCGTCGTCAGCGGCCCCGTCGCGGAGTCGATCGGCTCGGTCGTCGGGGTCGGCGACACCGCGGTGGCGGTCTGGTCGATCGTCAAGTGGCCGTTCGTGCTCGTGGGCATCTCGGTGATCTTCAGCCTGCTCTACTACGCCGCCCCGGACGTCCGGCACCGCGGCTTCTCCTGGCTCGTCCCGGGTGCCGTGCTCGCGGTCGTCCTGTGGATCGCGGCCTCGGCGCTCTTCGCCCTCTACGTCGCGAACTTCTCCTCCTACGACGCGACCTACGGCACGCTCGCGGGCGTGGTCATCTTCCTCGTCTGGATCTGGATCACCAACCTGGTGATCCTGCTCGGCCTGGTGCTGAACGCGCAGCTCGAGCGCCGCGGGATCTCCCCGAGCGAGGCGGTGGCGCGGGGGCGGACCGAGTTGCCCGAGGCGCAGGTCCTCGCGGATGTGAGTGGCGACCGCGACGATTCTCAAACCGCTCCGGCCTCGGAGAGGACGCACGCCGACCCGCAACGCGACTGA
- the rfbB gene encoding dTDP-glucose 4,6-dehydratase, which produces MTLLVTGGAGFIGSAFVRERLDSHPDEQIRVLDKLTYAGRPENLPLGDERVSLVEADIADPAAVRGAIDGCRALVNFAAESHVDRSIEAPGEFIQTDVFGTYVLCEAARDLGIRHLQISTDEVYGSIESGSFTESSPLDPSSPYSASKAGGDLIVSAFHHTYGLDSLICRASNNYGPRQHPEKLIPLVVLNAMAGDSLPVYGDGMQVRNWLFVSDFAKAISLALESGEAGRVYNAGGPDEMANIDVVRRVIELAGADESLIEYVRDRPGHDRRYSLGSERISAELGWRAEVGFDEGIRRTFEWYSDNESWWGPIRSGEYREYYERHYGRALG; this is translated from the coding sequence ATGACCCTCCTCGTCACCGGCGGCGCCGGGTTCATCGGCTCGGCGTTCGTGCGCGAGCGCCTCGACTCGCACCCCGACGAGCAGATCCGCGTCCTCGACAAGCTGACCTATGCCGGCCGGCCCGAGAACCTCCCGCTGGGCGATGAGCGCGTCTCGCTCGTCGAGGCCGACATCGCCGACCCGGCCGCTGTCCGCGGAGCGATCGACGGCTGCCGCGCGCTCGTCAACTTCGCCGCCGAGTCCCACGTCGACCGCTCGATCGAGGCGCCGGGCGAGTTCATCCAGACCGACGTCTTCGGCACCTACGTCCTCTGCGAGGCGGCCCGCGACCTCGGCATCCGCCACCTCCAGATCTCGACCGACGAGGTCTACGGCTCGATCGAATCGGGCTCGTTCACCGAGTCCTCGCCGCTCGATCCCTCCTCGCCCTACTCGGCCTCGAAGGCCGGCGGCGATCTGATCGTCTCTGCCTTCCACCACACCTACGGCCTCGACTCACTGATCTGCCGGGCCTCGAACAACTACGGGCCCCGCCAGCACCCCGAGAAGCTGATCCCGCTGGTGGTCTTGAACGCGATGGCCGGAGACTCGCTCCCCGTCTACGGCGACGGGATGCAGGTGCGCAACTGGCTCTTCGTGAGCGACTTCGCCAAGGCGATCTCGCTGGCGCTCGAGTCAGGCGAGGCCGGCCGCGTCTACAACGCGGGCGGCCCCGACGAGATGGCGAACATCGACGTCGTCAGGCGCGTCATCGAGCTTGCCGGCGCTGACGAGTCGCTGATCGAATACGTCCGCGACCGCCCCGGCCACGATCGCCGCTATTCGCTCGGCTCCGAGCGGATCTCCGCAGAGCTCGGCTGGCGCGCCGAGGTCGGCTTCGACGAGGGCATCCGGCGGACCTTCGAGTGGTACTCGGACAACGAGAGCTGGTGGGGGCCGATCCGCTCGGGCGAGTACCGCGAGTACTACGAGCGCCACTACGGGCGAGCGCTGGGCTAG
- a CDS encoding aldo/keto reductase, with amino-acid sequence MTSSDTSSVPAVALNSGGSIPQLGFGVFQIEPEETEQAVAKAFEVGYRHVDTAQMYGNEVEVGTAIKASGLDRSEIFLTTKLNNDSHGFQKAKNALEESLSKLATEYVDLFLIHWPRPQEDKYVETWQAFEELQKEGKVREIGVSNFTPEHLDRLAAETTVVPAVNQIELHPFFAQHGLRREHGDRGIVTEAWSPIAQGGDLLEDQAVAEIAEARGKKPAQVILRWHVQLGNVIFPKSVTPERIEQNFEIFDFELSDEEMSTIDGLDRGERIGPDPDRFG; translated from the coding sequence ATGACTTCTTCTGACACCTCCTCGGTTCCCGCGGTCGCTCTGAACTCCGGCGGTTCGATACCGCAGCTCGGGTTCGGGGTGTTCCAGATCGAGCCGGAGGAGACGGAGCAGGCGGTCGCGAAGGCGTTCGAGGTCGGCTACCGCCACGTCGACACCGCCCAGATGTACGGCAACGAGGTGGAGGTCGGGACGGCGATCAAGGCGTCCGGCCTCGATCGCTCCGAGATCTTCCTCACCACGAAGCTGAACAACGACAGCCACGGCTTCCAGAAGGCGAAGAACGCGCTCGAGGAGTCGCTTTCGAAGCTCGCCACCGAGTACGTCGACCTCTTCCTGATCCACTGGCCGCGGCCGCAGGAGGACAAGTACGTCGAGACCTGGCAGGCCTTCGAGGAGCTGCAGAAGGAAGGCAAGGTTCGGGAGATCGGCGTGTCGAACTTCACCCCGGAGCACCTCGACCGTCTCGCGGCCGAGACGACGGTCGTCCCCGCGGTCAACCAGATCGAGCTGCATCCGTTCTTTGCACAGCACGGTCTGCGCCGCGAGCATGGCGACCGCGGCATCGTGACTGAGGCGTGGAGCCCGATCGCCCAGGGCGGCGACCTGCTCGAGGACCAGGCCGTCGCCGAGATCGCCGAAGCGCGCGGGAAGAAGCCCGCCCAGGTGATCCTGCGCTGGCACGTCCAGCTCGGCAACGTGATCTTCCCGAAGTCGGTCACGCCCGAGCGGATCGAGCAGAACTTCGAGATCTTCGACTTCGAGCTCTCCGACGAGGAGATGTCGACGATCGACGGCCTCGACCGCGGCGAGCGGATCGGGCCCGACCCTGACCGGTTCGGCTAG
- a CDS encoding WYL domain-containing protein has translation MAKDTEKLIRQLSLISFLMSHRRPVSALEIKRDVEGYSSMNEDAFARRFYADRAELESLGISLQVERPAEGFFEAELYALPPENYYLPAIEFPDTELAALRTALALLDGEFAYAEPLRLALQQVSWGRPSPLEEPDMTPIEVKLQPSAGGRELSQRLAKIETAISRRKRIEFSYYTMQRDEVADRKVDPYHLVFREGQFYLIGYAHERDAVRVFRLSRIRGKVSYATKAEHDFTPPENFDRRDYASRADWQMGEVDATARIRVGERIAWLVERDFGLYGTLSEEGEEGGEAIYETRYASRRQLASWVLGWRDNARVLEPAELVETVESSREVLLERHGSEFEVAATVERAAEPEPETQSRRGGRSSSRGGDQVIRPERFARLVSLAGLLMSAARADERLEVDRVLRDLNLSMDELREDIDVINVVNFGGGTYVLFAEIVGDEIEVDPDTYGDNFARPARLLPLEAKALVAAIDLFGDHLPQGSLSSARKRIVEALGHDPSEEGLEIATGRDDSEVIGRLNRAIEDGLVLELDYYKENEDEFSAREVEPYGLVRSRQGWYLGCFDLGRSATRHFRLDRIREARVTERSFERRDEVAEQLAAQEWLVHGEVGSAGVARVWVSPERARWLIEEREVVSEHEDGSVVVELPFGSTDWLVREILKGAGDLVVLEPEDARAAVADAASVHARA, from the coding sequence ATGGCCAAGGACACCGAGAAGCTGATCCGCCAGCTCTCGCTGATCTCGTTCCTGATGTCGCACCGCCGGCCGGTGTCGGCGCTCGAGATCAAGCGCGACGTCGAGGGCTACTCGTCGATGAACGAGGACGCGTTCGCGCGCCGCTTCTACGCCGACCGCGCCGAGCTCGAGAGCCTCGGAATATCGCTCCAGGTCGAGCGCCCCGCCGAGGGCTTCTTCGAGGCCGAGCTCTACGCGCTCCCGCCGGAGAACTACTACCTGCCGGCGATCGAGTTCCCGGACACCGAGCTCGCCGCGCTGCGTACCGCTCTGGCGCTGCTCGACGGCGAGTTCGCCTATGCCGAGCCGCTGCGACTCGCGCTCCAGCAGGTCTCATGGGGGCGTCCGAGTCCGCTCGAGGAACCCGACATGACCCCGATCGAGGTCAAGCTTCAGCCGTCGGCCGGCGGGCGCGAGCTCTCGCAGCGGCTGGCGAAGATCGAGACCGCGATCTCGCGCCGCAAGCGGATCGAGTTCAGCTACTACACGATGCAGCGCGACGAGGTCGCCGACCGCAAGGTCGACCCGTACCACCTCGTCTTCCGCGAGGGCCAGTTCTACCTGATCGGCTACGCCCACGAGCGCGACGCCGTGCGCGTCTTCCGCCTCTCGCGGATCCGCGGCAAGGTCTCCTACGCGACCAAGGCCGAGCACGACTTCACGCCGCCGGAGAACTTCGATCGCCGCGACTACGCCTCGCGCGCCGATTGGCAGATGGGCGAGGTCGACGCGACCGCGAGGATCCGGGTCGGCGAGCGGATCGCTTGGCTGGTCGAGCGCGACTTCGGCCTCTACGGGACGCTCAGCGAGGAAGGTGAGGAGGGCGGCGAGGCGATCTACGAGACGCGCTACGCCTCGCGACGCCAGCTCGCCTCGTGGGTTCTCGGCTGGCGCGACAACGCCCGCGTCCTCGAGCCCGCCGAGCTCGTCGAGACGGTCGAGTCGAGCCGAGAAGTGCTGCTCGAGCGCCATGGGTCGGAGTTCGAGGTGGCCGCGACCGTCGAGCGCGCCGCCGAGCCGGAGCCCGAGACCCAGAGTCGCCGCGGTGGCCGCTCGTCCTCGCGCGGCGGCGATCAGGTGATCCGGCCGGAGCGCTTCGCCCGCCTGGTCAGTCTCGCCGGCCTGCTGATGAGCGCGGCGCGCGCCGACGAGCGGCTCGAGGTCGATCGGGTGCTGCGCGATCTCAACCTGTCGATGGACGAGCTGCGCGAGGACATCGACGTGATCAACGTCGTCAACTTCGGCGGCGGCACCTACGTCCTGTTCGCGGAGATCGTCGGCGACGAGATCGAGGTCGACCCCGATACGTACGGCGACAACTTCGCCCGCCCGGCGCGGCTGCTCCCGCTCGAGGCGAAGGCGCTCGTCGCGGCGATCGACCTGTTCGGCGACCACCTTCCGCAGGGCAGCCTGTCCTCGGCGCGCAAGCGCATCGTCGAGGCGCTCGGCCACGACCCCTCAGAGGAGGGGCTCGAGATCGCGACCGGCCGCGACGACTCCGAGGTCATCGGGCGCCTCAACCGCGCGATCGAGGACGGCCTCGTCCTCGAGCTCGACTACTACAAGGAGAACGAGGACGAGTTCAGCGCTCGCGAGGTCGAGCCCTACGGGCTCGTCCGCAGCCGCCAGGGCTGGTACCTCGGCTGCTTCGACCTCGGGCGCTCCGCCACCCGCCACTTCCGCCTCGACCGGATCCGCGAGGCACGGGTCACCGAGCGCTCGTTCGAGCGTCGCGACGAGGTCGCCGAGCAGCTCGCCGCGCAGGAATGGCTCGTCCACGGTGAGGTCGGCAGCGCCGGAGTCGCGCGCGTCTGGGTCTCGCCCGAGCGCGCCCGCTGGCTGATCGAAGAGCGCGAGGTCGTCTCCGAGCACGAGGACGGCTCGGTCGTCGTCGAGCTCCCGTTCGGCTCGACCGACTGGCTCGTCCGCGAGATCCTCAAGGGTGCCGGGGATCTGGTCGTCCTCGAGCCCGAGGACGCCCGCGCCGCGGTGGCCGACGCCGCTTCGGTCCACGCCCGCGCCTAG
- a CDS encoding pyridoxamine 5'-phosphate oxidase, translated as MSRRSEIRLSVVEQSELLDAERVLIVTSIGPRGWPHAMPMWFVARDLDRVRNGGLEPLADSLAEPAEDAGLGERDAFEAAGARELWIWTYAKSQKVRNLERDPRATLLVETGHSYQELRGLQVEAEAEIIRDSAAVLDFGKQLTLRYAPGLDEIGPEAERALAAQAEKRVAIRFAERRVASWDHRKLGGGY; from the coding sequence GTGAGCAGGCGCTCGGAGATCCGGCTGTCGGTCGTCGAGCAGTCGGAGCTGCTCGATGCCGAGCGCGTCTTGATCGTGACCTCGATCGGGCCGCGCGGATGGCCGCACGCGATGCCGATGTGGTTCGTCGCCCGCGACCTCGACCGGGTCAGGAACGGAGGGCTCGAGCCGCTCGCCGACTCGCTGGCCGAGCCGGCCGAGGACGCCGGCCTCGGCGAGCGCGACGCGTTCGAGGCGGCTGGCGCGCGTGAGCTGTGGATCTGGACGTACGCGAAGTCGCAGAAGGTCCGCAACCTCGAGCGCGACCCCCGCGCGACGCTTCTCGTCGAGACCGGCCACTCCTACCAGGAGCTGCGCGGCCTGCAGGTCGAGGCCGAGGCGGAGATCATCCGCGACTCGGCCGCCGTGCTCGACTTCGGAAAGCAGCTGACGCTGCGCTACGCGCCGGGGCTCGACGAGATCGGCCCCGAGGCCGAGCGGGCGCTGGCCGCGCAGGCCGAGAAGCGGGTCGCGATCCGCTTCGCCGAGCGTCGCGTCGCGAGCTGGGATCACCGCAAGCTCGGCGGCGGCTACTAG
- a CDS encoding MBL fold metallo-hydrolase: protein MTGRGTNTYVIAGETGGCIVIDPGPAIGAHLDAIRDAAAGRGGIKGVLLTHSHSDHAEAVEPLGEPLLWPLPGVLAERSEAELETPAGPIRVVPTPGHAADHVCFVAGGIGFGGDAVLGEGSSIVPPRSAGGSLGDYMRSLDVLDALELDLLLPGHGPAITDPRARIDEYRAHRLGRERDLLAALGDGVRERGELLDAAWSDVPEAMRPAADVALQAHLEKLSDEGRLPFGVEGPLFAATDAEPGVSARVADR from the coding sequence ATGACCGGTCGCGGGACGAACACCTACGTGATCGCTGGCGAGACCGGCGGCTGCATCGTGATCGATCCCGGTCCCGCGATCGGCGCGCACCTCGACGCGATCCGCGACGCCGCCGCCGGGCGCGGCGGGATCAAGGGCGTGCTGCTCACGCACTCGCACTCCGATCACGCCGAGGCGGTCGAACCGCTCGGCGAGCCGCTCCTCTGGCCCCTGCCCGGTGTCCTCGCGGAGCGCAGCGAGGCCGAGCTCGAGACCCCCGCCGGGCCGATCCGCGTCGTCCCGACACCCGGACACGCGGCCGACCACGTCTGCTTCGTCGCCGGCGGAATCGGCTTCGGCGGCGACGCCGTCCTCGGCGAGGGGTCGAGCATCGTTCCGCCGCGCTCGGCCGGTGGGTCGCTCGGCGACTACATGCGCTCACTCGACGTCCTCGACGCCCTCGAGCTCGACCTCCTCCTGCCGGGCCACGGACCGGCCATCACCGACCCTCGCGCGCGCATCGACGAATACCGAGCGCACCGCCTCGGCCGCGAGCGCGATCTCCTCGCCGCGCTCGGCGACGGCGTGCGCGAGCGCGGCGAGCTGCTCGATGCCGCCTGGTCGGACGTCCCGGAAGCGATGCGCCCGGCGGCTGACGTCGCGCTCCAGGCCCACCTCGAGAAGCTGAGCGACGAGGGGCGGCTGCCGTTCGGCGTCGAAGGTCCGCTCTTCGCGGCGACCGACGCGGAGCCCGGGGTGTCGGCGAGGGTCGCCGACCGGTGA
- a CDS encoding HD domain-containing protein translates to MTDQTSLSDAIPSLLPELEPPQLAAAETAVALAPIAELAEGRCAGVWAVKDRQRLSRRNGSDFLKLVLRDRTGTVEAKVWDDVEACHGCAEPGAIVRVEGQYSVHPQYGASIKVDRIRTAAPGEYDLDDLIASGDIPIERLEAGLRDLLATIHHPDLVALLDRVFGEDSEIWARFREAPAAKHYHQAFRHGLLEHTLSVAEAVSAAASAFPGVDREVAVTGALLHDIGKLQAYNDDPFAIDLTDAGRLQGEIPLGYFFVRTTVESIDGFDPALGQAIFHIILSHHGSLEHGSPVVPATREATLVHMMDNLGGTLGSFDRIEAGLREGEAWSRFDRGISSSAYFPARAA, encoded by the coding sequence ATGACCGACCAGACCAGCCTCTCAGATGCGATTCCGAGCCTGCTGCCGGAACTCGAGCCGCCGCAGCTCGCGGCCGCCGAGACCGCGGTCGCGCTCGCGCCGATCGCCGAGCTGGCCGAGGGCCGCTGCGCCGGCGTCTGGGCGGTCAAGGACCGTCAGCGACTGTCGCGCCGCAACGGCTCGGACTTCCTCAAGCTCGTGCTCCGCGACCGCACCGGGACGGTCGAGGCGAAGGTCTGGGACGACGTCGAGGCGTGTCACGGATGCGCCGAGCCCGGCGCGATCGTCCGCGTCGAGGGTCAGTACTCGGTCCATCCGCAGTACGGCGCCTCGATCAAGGTCGACCGGATCCGCACCGCGGCGCCCGGCGAGTACGACCTCGACGACCTGATCGCCTCGGGCGACATCCCGATCGAGCGCCTCGAGGCCGGCCTGCGTGACCTGCTGGCGACGATCCACCACCCCGACCTCGTCGCGCTGCTCGACCGCGTCTTCGGCGAGGACTCGGAGATCTGGGCGCGATTCCGCGAGGCCCCGGCCGCCAAGCACTACCACCAGGCCTTCCGCCACGGACTGCTCGAGCACACGCTCTCGGTCGCCGAGGCGGTGTCGGCCGCGGCGTCGGCGTTCCCGGGCGTCGACCGTGAGGTCGCGGTCACCGGGGCGCTGCTCCACGACATCGGCAAGCTGCAGGCCTACAACGACGACCCGTTCGCGATCGACCTCACCGACGCCGGCCGCCTCCAGGGCGAGATCCCGCTCGGGTACTTCTTCGTCCGCACGACGGTCGAGTCGATCGACGGCTTCGACCCGGCGCTCGGCCAGGCGATCTTCCACATCATCCTCTCCCATCACGGCTCGCTCGAGCACGGCTCGCCCGTCGTCCCGGCGACCCGTGAGGCGACCCTCGTCCACATGATGGACAACCTCGGCGGCACCCTCGGTTCGTTCGACCGCATCGAGGCCGGGCTGCGGGAGGGGGAGGCTTGGTCCCGCTTCGACCGGGGGATCAGCTCGTCGGCTTACTTCCCCGCTCGTGCGGCCTAG
- a CDS encoding alcohol dehydrogenase catalytic domain-containing protein: protein MANYTAVQVAEKGGELEVVERELREPGRGEVRIAVEACGVCHSDSMTKEGLFPGIEYPRVPGHEVAGRVDAVGDGVEGFAEGDRVGVGWFGGSCMRCDPCRSGDRIDCENLQVSGISYDGGYAESMIAPADALARIPDDLGAADAAPLLCAGVTTYNALRSSGARGGDLVAILGVGGLGHLGVQFASKLGFETVAIARGQDKRDMALELGADHYIDSTSEDVGERLTALGGAKVILATVTSSEAMAAAIPGLGTRGRLVIVGASAEPIEVSPISLIMGSKTILGHASGDSKDSEDTLDFAALEKVAPTIETVPLADAADAYKRMIEGDARFRMVLTM from the coding sequence ATGGCGAACTACACGGCGGTCCAGGTGGCCGAGAAGGGCGGCGAGCTCGAGGTCGTCGAGCGCGAGCTCCGCGAGCCGGGCCGAGGCGAGGTGCGGATCGCGGTCGAGGCGTGCGGCGTCTGCCACTCCGACTCGATGACGAAGGAGGGGCTCTTCCCGGGGATCGAGTACCCGCGGGTGCCCGGCCACGAGGTCGCCGGGCGGGTCGACGCGGTCGGCGACGGGGTCGAGGGGTTCGCCGAGGGCGACCGCGTCGGCGTCGGCTGGTTCGGCGGCTCGTGCATGCGCTGCGATCCGTGCCGCAGCGGCGACCGGATCGACTGCGAGAACCTCCAGGTCTCGGGCATCTCCTACGACGGTGGCTACGCGGAGTCGATGATCGCGCCGGCCGACGCGCTGGCTCGGATCCCCGACGACCTCGGCGCTGCCGACGCGGCGCCGCTGCTGTGCGCCGGCGTCACGACCTACAACGCGCTGCGCTCGAGTGGCGCACGCGGAGGCGACCTCGTCGCGATCCTCGGCGTCGGAGGCCTCGGGCACCTCGGCGTGCAGTTCGCGAGCAAGCTCGGATTCGAGACGGTCGCGATCGCGCGCGGGCAGGACAAGCGCGACATGGCGCTCGAGCTCGGCGCCGATCACTACATCGACTCGACCTCCGAGGACGTCGGCGAGCGATTGACGGCGCTCGGTGGCGCGAAGGTGATCCTGGCGACGGTCACGTCGAGCGAGGCGATGGCGGCGGCGATCCCGGGGCTCGGGACGCGCGGCAGGCTCGTGATCGTCGGCGCCTCCGCGGAGCCGATCGAGGTCTCCCCGATCAGCCTGATCATGGGCTCGAAGACGATCCTCGGGCACGCGTCAGGCGACTCGAAGGACTCCGAGGACACGCTCGACTTCGCGGCGCTCGAGAAGGTCGCGCCGACGATCGAGACCGTACCGCTCGCCGATGCCGCCGACGCCTATAAGCGGATGATCGAGGGCGATGCGCGGTTCAGGATGGTCCTGACGATGTAA
- a CDS encoding glucose-1-phosphate thymidylyltransferase, translated as MSELKGLILSGGAGTRLRPITHTSAKQLVPVANKPVLFYGIEALVDAGITEIAIVIAPQTGEEIREAVGDGSAFGARITWIVQDAPRGLAHAVLCAEEFAGTDPICMYLGDNLLRDGIRELADSFRASSPDASILLTRVPDPEHYGVAELDASGERVVRLVEKPSEPPSDMALVGVYLFGPAIFEAARAIEPSGRGELEITDAIQRLIDSGRRVESHTVSGWWKDTGQLGDMLEANRLVLSDIERETEGAELIDSKLEGPVRIDPGARVERSLIRGPAVIGSGARIIDAYVGPYTSIATDCVVSRAEVEHSILLAGSRIEDVSTRVEASLLGRDARLAQSERRPRTIRTILGDRSEVEVS; from the coding sequence ATGTCCGAGCTCAAGGGCCTGATCCTCTCCGGCGGTGCCGGCACGCGCCTGCGCCCGATCACCCACACCTCCGCAAAGCAGCTCGTCCCTGTCGCCAACAAGCCCGTGCTCTTCTACGGGATCGAGGCTCTCGTCGACGCCGGGATCACCGAGATCGCGATCGTGATCGCTCCGCAGACCGGCGAGGAGATCCGCGAGGCCGTCGGCGACGGCTCGGCCTTCGGAGCCCGGATCACCTGGATCGTCCAGGACGCCCCGCGCGGTCTCGCCCACGCCGTCCTGTGCGCCGAGGAGTTCGCCGGCACCGATCCGATCTGCATGTACCTCGGCGACAACCTGCTCCGCGACGGGATCCGCGAGCTCGCCGACTCCTTCCGCGCCTCCTCACCCGACGCCTCGATCCTGCTCACCCGCGTCCCCGACCCCGAGCACTACGGCGTCGCCGAGCTCGACGCCTCGGGCGAGCGAGTGGTCCGGCTGGTCGAAAAGCCCTCCGAGCCGCCATCGGACATGGCGCTCGTCGGCGTCTACCTGTTCGGCCCGGCGATCTTCGAGGCCGCCAGGGCGATCGAGCCGTCGGGCCGCGGCGAGCTCGAGATCACCGACGCGATCCAGCGCCTGATCGACTCGGGCCGGCGGGTCGAGTCCCACACGGTCTCGGGCTGGTGGAAGGACACCGGCCAGCTCGGCGACATGCTCGAGGCAAACCGGCTCGTCCTGTCTGACATCGAGCGCGAGACCGAAGGGGCGGAGCTCATCGATTCAAAGCTCGAGGGCCCGGTCCGAATCGATCCCGGCGCCAGGGTCGAGCGCTCGCTGATCCGCGGGCCGGCGGTGATCGGATCGGGCGCTCGGATCATCGACGCCTACGTCGGCCCCTACACCTCGATCGCCACAGACTGCGTCGTCTCGCGCGCCGAGGTCGAGCATTCGATCCTGCTCGCCGGCTCGCGGATCGAGGACGTCTCGACACGCGTCGAGGCCAGCCTGCTCGGGCGCGACGCTCGCCTGGCTCAGTCCGAGCGGCGGCCGCGGACGATTCGCACGATCCTCGGCGATCGCTCGGAGGTCGAGGTCTCGTGA